One segment of Balaenoptera ricei isolate mBalRic1 chromosome 8, mBalRic1.hap2, whole genome shotgun sequence DNA contains the following:
- the RAG2 gene encoding V(D)J recombination-activating protein 2: protein MSLQMVTVGNNIALIQPGFSLMNFDGQVFFFGQKGWPKRSCPTGVFHFDVKHNHLKLKPAVFSKDSCYLPPLRYPATCTFKGNLESENHQYIIHGGKTPNNELSDKIYIMSVVCKNNKKVTFRCTEKDLVGDVPEGRYGHSIDVVYSRGKSVGVLFGGRSYIPSAQRTTEKWNSVADCLPHVFLVDFEFGCSTSYILPELQDGLSFHVSIARNDTVYILGGHSLANNIRPANLYRIRVDLPLGSPAVNCTVMPGGISVSSAILTQISNDEFVIIGGYQLENQKRMVCNIISFEDNKMEIREMETPDWTPDIKHSKIWFGSDMGNGTIFLGIPGDNKQVVSEAFYFYMLKCAEDDVNEDQKTFTNSQTSTEDPGDSTPFEDSEEFCFSAEANSFDGDDEFDTYNEDDEEDESETGYWITCCPTCDVDINTWVPFYSTELNKPAMIYCSHGDGHWVHAQCMDLAESTLIHLSEGSNKYYCNEHVEIARALQTPKRVLPLKKPPLKSLHKKGSGKIITPAKKSFLRRLFD, encoded by the coding sequence ATGTCACTACAAATGGTAACAGTCGGTAATAACATAGCCTTAATTCAACCAGGCTTCTCATTAATGAATTTTGATGGGCAAGTTTTCTTCTTTGGCCAAAAAGGCTGGCCCAAAAGGTCCTGCCCCACTGGAGTTTTCCATTTTGATGTAAAGCATAACCATCTCAAACTGAAGCctgcagttttctctaaggattCCTGCTACCTTCCTCCTCTTCGTTATCCAGCCACTTGCACATTCAAAGGCAACTTAGAGTCTGAAAATCATCAGTACATCATCCATGGAGGGAAAACACCAAACAACGAGCTTTCAGATAAGATTTATATCATGTCTGTTGTTtgcaagaacaacaaaaaagttacTTTTCGCTGCACAGAGAAAGACTTGGTAGGAGATGTTCCTGAAGGCAGGTATGGTCATTCCATTGATGTAGTGTATAGTCGTGGAAAAAGTGTGGGTGTTCTCTTTGGAGGACGGTCATACATACCTTCTGCCCAAAGAACCACAGAAAAATGGAACAGTGTAGCTGACTGCCTGCCCCATGTTTTCTTGGTGGATTTTGAATTTGGGTGCTCTACGTCATACATTCTTCCAGAACTTCAGGATGGGCTATCTTTTCACGTCTCCATTGCCAGAAATGATACCGTTTATATTTTAGGAGGCCATTCACTTGCCAATAACATCCGCCCTGCCAATCTATACAGAATAAGGGTTGATCTCCCTCTGGGTAGCCCAGCTGTGAATTGCACAGTCATGCCAGGAGGAATCTCTGTCTCCAGTGCAATCCTGACTCAAATAAGCAATGATgaatttgttatcattggtggctATCAGCTTGAAAATCAAAAAAGAATGGTCTGCAACATCATCTCTTTCGAGGACAACAAGATGGAAATTCGTGAGATGGAAACCCCAGATTGGACCCCAGATATTAAGCACAGCAAGATATGGTTTGGAAGCGACATGGGAAATGGAACTATTTTCCTCGGCATACCAGGAGACAATAAACAGGTTGTTTCAGAAGCATTCTATTTCTATATGTTGAAATGTGCTGAAGACGATGTGAATGAAGATCAGAAAACATTCACAAATAGTCAGACATCAACAGAAGACCCAGGGGACTCCACTCCCTTTGAAGACTCAGAAGAATTTTGTTTCAGTGCAGAAGCAAATAGttttgatggtgatgatgaattTGACACCTATAATGAAGATGATGAAGAAGATGAGTCTGAAACGGGCTATTGGATTACATGCTGCCCTACTTGTGATGTGGATATCAACACTTGGGTACCATTTTATTCAACTGAGCTCAACAAACCTGCCATGATTTACTGCTCTCATGGAGATGGGCATTGGGTCCATGCCCAGTGTATGGATCTGGCAGAAAGCACACTCATCCATCTGTCAGAAGGAAGCAACAAATATTACTGCAATGAGCATGTGGAGATAGCAAGAGCACTGCAAACCCCCAAAAGAGTTCTACCCTTAAAAAAGCCTCCACTGAAATCCCTCCACAAAAAGGGTTCTGGGAAAATTATTACTCCTGCCAAGAAATCCTTTCTTAGAAGGTTGTTTGATTAG